A genomic window from Halorubrum trapanicum includes:
- a CDS encoding tRNA (N(6)-L-threonylcarbamoyladenosine(37)-C(2))-methylthiotransferase produces MATYHIETYGCSSNRGESREIERALRDGGHRPADGPEDADVAILNTCTVVEKTERNMLRRAEELAETTAELVVTGCMALAQGEMFAEADVDAEILHWDEVPSYVLNGECPTVTPDAEPVLDGVVGILPIARGCMSNCSYCITKFATGRVDSPPVEENVEKARALVHAGAKEIRVTGQDTGVYGWDEGERKLPELLDRICDIDGEFRVRLGMANPGGIHGIHEELADVFAANEELYDFIHAPVQSGSDDVLEDMRRQHRVEKFREVVETFDERLDHWTLSTDFIVGFPTESEADHERSMDLLAEVRPEKINVTRFSKRPGTDAADMKGLGGTVKKERSKAMSELKMEVVGEAYESMVGDRFEALVVEEGTGDSVKCRDGAYRQIIVQNATERGVDVGDFLTVEVTGHNTVYAFGDPVDEARSDAGGVDGDSVERDDRPESTASSA; encoded by the coding sequence ATGGCGACGTACCACATCGAAACCTACGGCTGCAGCTCGAACCGGGGAGAGAGCCGGGAGATCGAGCGCGCCCTCCGTGACGGGGGGCACCGCCCGGCCGACGGCCCCGAAGACGCGGACGTCGCCATCCTCAACACCTGTACCGTCGTCGAGAAGACGGAACGGAACATGCTCCGCCGCGCCGAGGAGCTCGCGGAGACGACCGCGGAGCTGGTCGTCACCGGCTGTATGGCGCTCGCGCAGGGCGAGATGTTCGCCGAGGCGGACGTCGACGCCGAGATCCTCCACTGGGACGAGGTCCCCTCCTACGTGCTCAACGGCGAGTGCCCGACGGTCACCCCCGACGCCGAGCCGGTCTTAGACGGCGTCGTCGGCATCCTCCCCATCGCCCGCGGCTGTATGAGCAACTGCTCGTACTGTATCACCAAGTTCGCCACCGGCCGCGTCGACTCCCCGCCGGTCGAGGAGAACGTCGAGAAGGCCCGGGCGCTGGTCCACGCCGGCGCGAAGGAGATCCGCGTCACCGGACAGGACACGGGCGTGTACGGCTGGGACGAGGGGGAACGCAAGCTCCCCGAGCTGCTCGACCGGATCTGCGACATCGACGGCGAGTTTCGGGTCCGGCTGGGGATGGCGAACCCCGGCGGGATCCACGGGATCCACGAGGAGCTGGCGGACGTGTTCGCGGCGAACGAGGAGCTGTACGACTTCATCCACGCCCCCGTCCAGTCGGGGTCCGACGACGTGCTCGAAGACATGCGCCGCCAGCACCGCGTCGAGAAGTTCCGCGAGGTCGTCGAGACGTTCGACGAGCGGCTCGACCACTGGACGCTCTCGACCGACTTCATCGTCGGCTTTCCCACCGAGAGCGAGGCCGACCACGAGCGGTCGATGGATCTCCTCGCCGAGGTCCGCCCCGAGAAGATCAACGTCACCCGCTTCTCGAAGCGCCCCGGCACCGACGCCGCCGACATGAAGGGGCTCGGCGGCACCGTCAAGAAGGAGCGCTCGAAGGCGATGTCCGAGCTGAAGATGGAGGTCGTCGGCGAGGCGTACGAGTCGATGGTCGGCGATCGGTTCGAGGCCCTCGTCGTCGAGGAGGGGACCGGCGACTCGGTGAAGTGCCGCGACGGCGCCTACCGACAGATCATCGTCCAGAACGCGACCGAACGCGGGGTCGACGTTGGGGACTTCCTCACCGTCGAGGTGACCGGGCACAACACGGTGTACGCGTTCGGCGACCCGGTCGACGAGGCGCGTTCCGACGCCGGCGGCGTCGACGGCGACTCGGTCGAGCGCGACGACCGGCCCGAATCGACAGCGTCCTCGGCGTAA
- a CDS encoding sensor histidine kinase KdpD produces MTSLTPRVGFAALGVLCAGLGAGHLALQGGGVGSLLESALIVGLSGFVFYTVYDLPDWGISLTGRWRAVRIAALTALSFAALAGVVWLIWLLEHHAFKLSFLISFAASLGAAVGSRAGPYAVKADEQLAEAQELATLLSINDRVLRHNIRNELSVALGYLGGIEAVEDDAEVAERAAIARTHLEDLVETSERTRRIASIWRTESRQSFDLVAVVEERVAELTAEAPGVAVRTELPDSCVVRAHPSLPLAIEEALRNAIEHNDDDVTVTVRVSRDDDATTLSIADTGRGIPEIERETLRNAEETPLEHTEGLGLWLIYWTVTRAGGTVEFAENDPRGTVVRIRLPDRPESNGATGGVPDAAGPEEWAGSKSRGSESSDSGTTGQRPDESA; encoded by the coding sequence ATGACCTCCCTCACCCCTCGCGTCGGGTTCGCCGCGCTCGGCGTCCTCTGTGCCGGCCTCGGCGCCGGACACCTGGCGCTTCAGGGGGGCGGCGTGGGCTCGCTGCTCGAGTCGGCGCTGATCGTCGGACTCTCCGGCTTCGTCTTCTACACGGTGTACGACCTTCCGGACTGGGGAATATCCCTGACCGGCCGGTGGCGGGCAGTTCGGATCGCGGCCCTGACCGCCCTCTCGTTCGCCGCGCTCGCGGGCGTCGTCTGGCTCATCTGGCTGCTCGAACACCACGCGTTCAAGCTCTCCTTTCTGATCTCGTTCGCCGCGAGTCTCGGCGCGGCGGTCGGGTCCCGCGCGGGACCGTACGCGGTGAAGGCCGACGAACAGCTCGCCGAGGCGCAGGAGCTCGCCACCCTGCTCTCGATCAACGACCGCGTGCTGCGCCACAACATCCGCAACGAGCTGTCGGTCGCGCTCGGCTACCTCGGCGGGATCGAGGCCGTCGAGGACGACGCGGAGGTCGCGGAGCGGGCGGCGATCGCTCGGACCCACCTCGAAGACCTCGTCGAGACGAGCGAGCGGACCCGCCGGATCGCGTCGATCTGGCGGACCGAGTCGCGCCAGTCGTTCGACCTCGTCGCCGTGGTCGAGGAGCGAGTGGCGGAGCTGACCGCCGAGGCGCCCGGCGTCGCCGTCCGGACGGAGCTCCCGGACAGCTGCGTCGTCCGGGCGCACCCGTCGCTCCCGCTCGCGATCGAGGAGGCGCTGCGGAACGCGATCGAACACAACGACGACGACGTGACGGTCACGGTGCGCGTGAGCCGGGACGACGACGCGACCACACTCTCGATCGCGGACACCGGACGGGGGATCCCGGAGATCGAACGAGAGACGCTCCGAAACGCCGAGGAGACGCCGCTGGAACACACCGAAGGACTCGGGCTGTGGCTGATATACTGGACGGTCACGCGGGCGGGCGGCACGGTCGAGTTCGCGGAGAACGACCCGCGGGGCACCGTCGTCCGGATCCGGCTCCCGGATCGGCCCGAATCGAACGGTGCCACTGGCGGAGTGCCGGACGCCGCCGGGCCCGAGGAGTGGGCGGGTTCGAAGTCAAGGGGATCGGAGTCGAGCGATTCCGGGACGACGGGACAGCGGCCGGACGAGTCCGCCTGA
- a CDS encoding long-chain fatty acid--CoA ligase, protein MSWQAAERAFTDDAVARETLSEMFERTAERHADRIAQRYKGGIHDRSLVAAGVVPRAPAGEYADLTYAEMRGIVRNLAAGFRELGVDGDTRVAMYSQTRMEWAQTDFAALAAGAVVTTVYASSSPGQLRYLLEDPEATVVVAESREMLDEVLAVRDDLDHDLDAVVTFDEIAADAEPGDGAAGAADDVYTLGEVHERGAAAFDEATYESWINANDVDDLASLIYTSGTTGKPKGVRLTHANFRDNVSQCYRRFADRPDRDPDVPGISAETTTLSFLPLAHVFERMAGHYMMFAAGATVAYAESPDTLREDFGLVRPTTTTSVPRVYEKLYDAIREQASESPVKERIFEWAVEVGRAHHEADDPGALLDAKRAVADRLVFSSVRDAIGGNVDFFISGGGSLSAELCALYHAMDLPILEGYGLTETSPVISVNPPEAPKVGTIGPPVVDTEIAIDGSVVGEEVADLDGDVGELLVRGPQVTDGYWNRPDATAEAFVDADDLPDDAVTAGTPPDERVGVDGDGADDADDDGKATEDAAAAAAEPWFRTGDIVQLRPDGYVAFRERAKQLLVLSTGKNVAPGPIEDRFAANEFVEQCVVLGDGRKFVSALIVPNFERLAAWADDEGIDLPDERAAICRDDRVRERVQEEVDRVNEEFESYEKIKRFRIVEEEFTEDNDLLTPTMKKKRRNILDRFADEVELIYEED, encoded by the coding sequence ATGAGTTGGCAAGCGGCGGAACGGGCGTTCACGGACGACGCGGTCGCCCGAGAGACGCTCTCCGAGATGTTCGAACGCACCGCGGAGCGACACGCTGACCGGATCGCGCAGCGGTACAAGGGGGGAATCCACGACCGGTCGCTCGTCGCCGCCGGGGTCGTTCCGCGGGCGCCCGCGGGCGAGTACGCCGACCTGACGTACGCCGAGATGCGCGGGATCGTCCGGAACCTCGCGGCCGGGTTCCGCGAGCTCGGCGTCGACGGCGACACGCGGGTGGCGATGTACTCGCAGACGCGCATGGAGTGGGCCCAGACCGACTTCGCGGCGCTGGCCGCGGGCGCCGTCGTGACGACCGTGTACGCCTCGTCGTCGCCGGGGCAGCTGCGCTACCTGCTGGAGGACCCGGAGGCGACCGTCGTCGTCGCCGAGAGCCGCGAGATGCTCGACGAGGTCCTCGCGGTGCGCGACGACCTCGACCACGACCTCGACGCGGTCGTGACGTTCGACGAGATCGCCGCGGACGCCGAGCCCGGCGACGGCGCCGCCGGGGCGGCCGACGACGTGTACACTCTCGGCGAGGTCCACGAGCGCGGCGCCGCCGCGTTCGACGAGGCGACGTACGAGTCGTGGATCAACGCGAATGACGTCGACGACCTCGCCAGCCTCATCTACACCTCCGGCACGACCGGGAAGCCGAAGGGCGTCCGGCTCACGCACGCCAACTTCCGGGACAACGTCTCGCAGTGTTACCGCCGGTTCGCGGACCGACCCGACCGCGACCCGGACGTGCCCGGCATCTCCGCGGAGACGACAACCCTCTCCTTCCTCCCGCTCGCGCACGTCTTCGAGCGGATGGCGGGCCACTACATGATGTTCGCCGCGGGCGCGACGGTCGCGTACGCGGAGAGCCCCGACACCCTCCGGGAGGACTTCGGGCTCGTGCGCCCGACGACGACGACCAGCGTCCCGCGCGTCTACGAGAAGCTGTACGACGCGATCCGCGAGCAGGCGAGCGAGTCGCCGGTGAAGGAGCGGATCTTCGAGTGGGCGGTCGAGGTCGGGCGCGCCCACCACGAGGCCGACGACCCTGGGGCCCTGCTCGACGCCAAGCGCGCGGTCGCCGACCGCCTCGTCTTCTCGTCGGTCCGGGACGCGATCGGCGGCAACGTCGACTTCTTCATCTCGGGCGGCGGGTCGCTGTCGGCCGAGCTGTGCGCGCTGTACCACGCGATGGACCTGCCCATCCTGGAGGGGTACGGCCTCACGGAGACCTCGCCCGTCATCAGCGTCAACCCGCCGGAGGCCCCGAAGGTCGGCACGATCGGCCCGCCGGTCGTCGACACCGAGATCGCGATCGACGGCTCCGTCGTCGGCGAGGAGGTCGCGGACCTGGACGGCGACGTGGGCGAGCTGCTCGTCCGCGGTCCGCAGGTGACCGACGGCTACTGGAACCGCCCGGACGCGACCGCGGAGGCGTTCGTCGACGCGGACGATCTCCCCGACGACGCCGTCACCGCCGGGACCCCGCCCGACGAGCGCGTCGGCGTCGACGGGGACGGAGCCGACGACGCGGACGACGACGGCAAGGCGACCGAAGACGCGGCGGCGGCCGCCGCGGAGCCGTGGTTCCGCACGGGCGACATCGTGCAGCTCCGGCCGGACGGCTACGTCGCCTTCCGCGAGCGCGCCAAGCAGCTGCTCGTGCTCTCGACGGGGAAGAACGTCGCGCCCGGGCCGATCGAGGACCGGTTCGCCGCCAACGAGTTCGTCGAGCAGTGCGTCGTCCTCGGCGACGGTCGGAAGTTCGTCTCCGCGCTCATCGTGCCCAACTTCGAGCGGCTCGCGGCGTGGGCCGACGACGAGGGGATCGATCTGCCCGACGAGCGCGCGGCGATCTGCCGCGACGACCGGGTCCGCGAGCGGGTTCAGGAGGAGGTCGACCGCGTGAACGAGGAGTTCGAGTCGTACGAGAAGATCAAGCGGTTCCGGATCGTCGAAGAGGAGTTCACCGAGGACAACGACCTGCTCACGCCGACGATGAAGAAGAAGCGCCGGAACATCTTGGACCGGTTCGCCGACGAGGTCGAGCTGATCTACGAGGAGGATTGA
- a CDS encoding translation initiation factor eIF-2B encodes MIDETVAEIRAMRTHSTSAVAVKATRSLADLLDREYVTVDEFERDLEHNAGVLRRSNPSHAALHNAMRDVERSIVGEATSVEGAKQLLEDVIARVVDDIETAKGEAAANAAERIEDGDTLLVHDYSTTVLEAIENAARDGAHLTVYVTEARPRTLGRKTARVLAGMSRVETRMVVDSAMGYALRDCDRVLLGITCITGGTYYNRIGTFPLVVTARELGVPVTAVGSGAKTIEEFRFENEFRDAVEVMREPVEDVEIENPSYDATPIGMIDTVITDDGVRD; translated from the coding sequence ATGATCGACGAGACCGTCGCCGAGATACGGGCGATGCGGACCCACAGCACGTCGGCGGTGGCCGTGAAGGCGACGCGGTCGCTCGCGGACCTGCTGGACCGCGAGTACGTGACCGTCGACGAGTTCGAGCGCGACCTCGAACACAACGCGGGCGTGTTGCGCCGGTCGAACCCCTCTCACGCCGCGCTCCACAACGCGATGCGCGACGTGGAACGCTCCATCGTCGGCGAGGCGACGAGCGTCGAGGGCGCGAAGCAGCTCTTGGAGGACGTGATCGCCCGCGTCGTCGACGACATCGAGACGGCGAAGGGCGAGGCGGCCGCCAACGCCGCCGAGCGCATCGAGGACGGCGACACGCTGCTCGTCCACGACTACTCGACGACGGTGCTGGAGGCGATCGAGAACGCCGCGCGCGACGGCGCGCACCTCACCGTCTACGTCACCGAGGCGCGCCCGCGGACGCTGGGCCGGAAGACCGCGCGCGTCCTCGCGGGGATGTCCCGCGTCGAGACGCGGATGGTCGTCGACAGCGCGATGGGGTACGCGCTCCGCGACTGCGACCGCGTCCTGCTCGGGATCACCTGTATCACCGGCGGGACCTACTACAACCGGATCGGCACTTTCCCCCTCGTCGTCACCGCCCGCGAGCTCGGCGTCCCCGTCACCGCGGTCGGCTCGGGCGCGAAGACCATCGAGGAGTTCCGCTTCGAGAACGAGTTCCGCGACGCCGTCGAGGTGATGCGCGAGCCGGTCGAGGACGTCGAGATCGAGAACCCCAGCTACGACGCGACCCCGATCGGGATGATCGACACCGTGATCACCGACGACGGCGTCCGCGACTGA
- a CDS encoding DUF726 domain-containing protein — MVSTRGRLDADDPTERSGSWAFDGADSVVLFVHGLGADAESARDLTYTARLGLDAATESGGEADAPPVIGYSWASNVDWEPAKETADANAVPLADWLTAWADDDGRPVHLFAHSLGARVTGEMLRELADRGRTDALASASLFGSAIPHDSAGIDGRYGPAIAALDAPLYNFHSRNDRVLGWVYRASDRTRAVGHGGLAEGATAPAGYADVDVTDLVADHYSYVEPGEGCLPRAVDRIGLG, encoded by the coding sequence ATGGTCTCGACCCGCGGGCGCCTCGACGCCGACGACCCGACGGAGCGGTCGGGGTCGTGGGCGTTCGACGGGGCCGACTCCGTGGTCCTGTTCGTCCACGGGCTCGGCGCGGACGCCGAGTCGGCCCGCGACCTGACGTACACCGCTCGTCTCGGCCTCGACGCGGCGACGGAGTCCGGCGGAGAGGCCGACGCTCCCCCCGTCATCGGCTACTCGTGGGCGTCGAACGTCGACTGGGAGCCGGCGAAGGAGACCGCCGACGCCAACGCCGTCCCGCTCGCCGACTGGCTGACGGCGTGGGCGGACGACGACGGCCGGCCGGTCCACCTGTTCGCCCACTCGCTCGGCGCCCGCGTGACGGGGGAGATGCTCCGCGAACTCGCGGACCGCGGGCGGACGGACGCCCTCGCGTCGGCGTCGCTGTTCGGCAGCGCGATCCCGCACGACAGCGCCGGGATCGACGGGCGGTACGGTCCGGCGATCGCGGCGCTCGACGCGCCCCTATACAACTTCCACAGCCGGAACGACCGCGTCCTCGGCTGGGTGTACCGCGCGTCGGACCGAACGCGAGCGGTCGGGCACGGCGGGCTCGCCGAGGGTGCGACCGCGCCGGCGGGCTACGCGGACGTCGACGTCACCGATCTGGTCGCGGACCATTACTCGTACGTCGAACCCGGAGAGGGGTGTCTGCCGCGCGCGGTCGACCGGATCGGTCTCGGATAG
- the mch gene encoding methenyltetrahydromethanopterin cyclohydrolase yields the protein MESINRTAIELVDEALDFAGELDVVGYELDNGATVVDFGVDAAGGVEAGLLLAEIQTAGLANLQTRMGELAGAPRQHVELSTDHPAVALLCSQKAGWELTTEGGFEGLGSGPARALVGRETEFERVGYYDSSEFATLAIESTELPDEEVAEQVADMAEVDADGVFLPTFATGSTAGSVTTAARAAELAVFRLLEVGYEPTDVLHASGSAPLAPATRDETEAMGRTNDALAYGGEVHLQVARDDDRFDEIVSTASEEYGTPFVEVFEDADWDFYDVPESVFAPAQVTVDVVDGPVYTVGETDEELLAESFGYR from the coding sequence ATGGAAAGCATCAACCGGACCGCGATCGAGCTGGTCGACGAGGCGCTCGACTTCGCCGGCGAGCTGGACGTCGTCGGCTACGAGCTGGACAACGGCGCCACCGTCGTCGACTTCGGGGTCGACGCGGCCGGCGGCGTCGAGGCGGGACTGCTGCTCGCGGAGATCCAGACCGCCGGGCTGGCGAACCTCCAGACCCGGATGGGCGAGCTCGCGGGCGCGCCGCGCCAGCACGTCGAGCTGTCGACCGACCACCCCGCCGTGGCGCTGCTCTGCTCGCAGAAGGCCGGCTGGGAGCTGACGACCGAGGGCGGCTTCGAGGGGCTCGGCTCCGGGCCGGCCCGCGCGCTCGTCGGCCGCGAGACCGAGTTCGAGCGCGTCGGCTACTACGACTCCTCCGAGTTCGCCACGCTGGCGATCGAGTCGACCGAGCTGCCCGACGAGGAGGTGGCCGAGCAGGTCGCCGACATGGCCGAGGTCGACGCCGACGGCGTGTTCCTCCCGACGTTCGCCACCGGCTCGACCGCCGGCTCCGTCACCACCGCGGCCCGCGCCGCCGAGCTCGCCGTCTTCCGCCTGCTGGAGGTCGGCTACGAGCCCACCGACGTGCTCCACGCCTCGGGCTCCGCGCCGCTCGCGCCCGCGACCCGCGACGAGACCGAGGCGATGGGCCGCACCAACGACGCCCTCGCGTACGGCGGCGAGGTCCACCTACAGGTCGCGCGCGACGACGACCGCTTCGACGAGATCGTCTCGACCGCCAGCGAGGAGTACGGCACCCCCTTCGTCGAGGTGTTCGAGGACGCCGACTGGGACTTCTACGATGTCCCCGAGAGCGTGTTCGCTCCCGCGCAGGTCACCGTCGACGTCGTCGACGGCCCCGTCTACACCGTCGGCGAGACCGACGAGGAACTGCTCGCGGAGTCGTTCGGCTACCGCTGA
- a CDS encoding potassium channel family protein, translating to MGRFDGRTVRYEPTSVKDLLVEMKDTAELLIDLSYSAVLHGSPTVAHEVVELEHRMDVLQMRARMSLMLAARNPNEAETLAPVLGVIAAADKVADAAGDIAKIVTEEIGLPDSMRGALSAGVETLVRGTVAADSAYAGRTLDDIDLESVTGVRVIAVRRDEDWILNPGPTTRLKPGDVTLLRGPETGVADVYPELSGEPFEPDPPAEPAIDDLERAVDSIVLMKNLSELAVDLAYGSVLFDNEELAEEVNNLEIEVDALQSRFEAWTLRAAAEADDPVSLRGLIHLGVATEEISDAALAITEGVRRDLDVHPVVEMAVQESDEIITRTVVAEGSDLDGTAVADGVPATDISTSVLAIRRADDEWLVGPDIDTTLRGGDVIISKGTRTSAEEFDALAA from the coding sequence ATGGGACGCTTCGACGGGCGCACGGTCCGCTACGAGCCGACGAGCGTCAAAGACCTGCTCGTCGAGATGAAAGACACCGCGGAGCTGCTGATCGACCTCTCGTACTCGGCGGTCCTCCACGGGAGCCCGACGGTCGCGCACGAGGTCGTCGAGCTCGAACACCGGATGGACGTGCTCCAGATGCGCGCCCGGATGAGCCTGATGCTCGCGGCGCGGAACCCGAACGAGGCGGAGACGCTCGCGCCCGTCCTCGGCGTCATCGCCGCCGCCGACAAGGTCGCCGACGCCGCGGGCGACATCGCCAAGATCGTCACCGAGGAGATCGGCCTCCCCGACTCGATGCGGGGCGCGCTCTCGGCGGGCGTCGAGACGCTCGTCCGCGGGACGGTGGCCGCCGACTCCGCGTACGCCGGCCGGACGCTCGACGACATCGACCTCGAATCCGTGACCGGCGTCCGCGTCATCGCGGTCCGGCGCGACGAGGACTGGATCCTCAACCCCGGACCGACGACCCGGCTGAAGCCGGGCGACGTGACGCTGCTGCGCGGCCCCGAGACGGGCGTCGCGGACGTCTACCCCGAACTGAGCGGTGAGCCGTTCGAACCCGACCCGCCCGCGGAGCCCGCGATCGACGACCTCGAACGCGCGGTCGACTCGATCGTGTTGATGAAGAACCTCTCGGAGCTCGCGGTCGACCTCGCGTACGGCTCGGTCCTCTTCGACAACGAGGAGCTGGCCGAGGAGGTGAACAACTTGGAGATCGAGGTGGACGCGCTCCAGTCGCGCTTCGAGGCGTGGACGCTCCGGGCGGCGGCGGAGGCCGACGACCCGGTGTCGCTGCGCGGGCTCATCCACCTCGGCGTCGCGACAGAGGAGATCTCCGACGCCGCGCTCGCGATCACCGAGGGGGTCCGCCGCGACCTCGACGTCCACCCGGTCGTCGAGATGGCGGTCCAGGAGTCCGACGAGATCATCACCCGGACCGTCGTCGCCGAGGGCAGCGACCTCGACGGGACGGCGGTCGCCGACGGCGTGCCCGCGACGGACATCTCGACGAGCGTCCTCGCGATCCGGCGCGCGGACGACGAGTGGCTGGTCGGCCCGGACATCGACACCACCCTCCGGGGCGGCGACGTGATCATCTCGAAGGGGACCCGGACCTCCGCCGAGGAGTTCGATGCCCTCGCGGCGTGA
- a CDS encoding nuclear transport factor 2 family protein, whose protein sequence is MPSRREGGEAAPPADEEGEAVAPGDSNPAALARAYYDALDAGEYDRLRSLLASDFVQRRPDRTFEGRDRFVAFMRDDRPNTDTTHAVDGVYPAGPGVAVRGRLLDADGEVLFGFVDVFSVDEDDGRLTALETYAAESSAD, encoded by the coding sequence ATGCCCTCGCGGCGTGAGGGCGGGGAGGCGGCGCCGCCCGCGGACGAGGAGGGAGAGGCGGTGGCGCCCGGGGATTCGAACCCCGCCGCCCTCGCCCGGGCCTACTACGACGCGCTCGACGCCGGCGAGTACGACCGGCTGCGGTCGCTGCTCGCCTCCGACTTCGTCCAGCGCCGCCCCGACCGGACCTTCGAGGGGCGCGACCGCTTCGTCGCGTTCATGCGCGACGATCGGCCGAACACGGACACAACCCACGCGGTCGACGGCGTCTACCCGGCCGGCCCCGGCGTGGCGGTCCGCGGCCGGCTGCTCGACGCCGACGGCGAGGTACTGTTCGGGTTCGTCGACGTGTTCTCCGTCGATGAGGACGACGGGCGGTTGACCGCGCTGGAGACGTACGCGGCGGAGTCGTCGGCCGACTGA
- a CDS encoding iron-containing alcohol dehydrogenase family protein, whose translation MLPIADTFEHVHRGCEIRYGRGRIADLGRWLGERGLDDALVVCGSNTGANDALMDPIRGGLGDRLAGVFDGTSPDKRVETAYDLLDARAEIGADALVAVGGGASLDIARQATLLAADGRDLGEIRDDAEAGPDALGALAPGSGPAFPFVVVPTTFAGADVSTGGSLEILSADGSPTGQPVNVSGSGAWPVADVADPALFETTPRSVLAGSAMNGFDKGIETPYARDADPVSDAAAVHGLRLLSDALPLVVGDRPGGEDATDRAVVGSLLVQLDRKISVIHAFGHGFARRYDVQQGAIHAVVAPHALAYLFDEVDASRRALAAGLGVPTDGRDDDVIAEDVVEAVAEVRDALDVPSRLRDLPETDEEDLPAIAEFVAEDPPMERAPADLDATADGILGVLRAAW comes from the coding sequence ATGCTACCGATCGCGGACACCTTCGAACACGTCCACCGCGGCTGCGAGATCCGATACGGACGAGGGCGGATCGCCGACCTCGGCCGCTGGCTCGGCGAGCGCGGTCTCGACGACGCGCTCGTCGTCTGCGGCTCGAACACGGGCGCGAACGACGCGCTGATGGACCCGATCCGGGGGGGCCTCGGCGACCGCCTCGCCGGCGTCTTCGACGGGACCAGCCCCGACAAGCGGGTCGAGACCGCCTACGACCTGCTCGACGCGCGGGCCGAGATCGGCGCCGACGCCCTCGTCGCGGTCGGCGGCGGCGCCAGCCTCGATATCGCCAGACAGGCGACGCTGCTCGCGGCCGACGGCCGCGATCTCGGGGAGATCCGCGACGACGCGGAGGCCGGGCCGGACGCGCTCGGCGCCCTCGCGCCCGGGAGCGGTCCCGCCTTCCCGTTCGTCGTGGTGCCGACGACGTTCGCCGGCGCGGACGTCTCGACCGGGGGATCGCTGGAGATCCTCTCGGCCGACGGGTCGCCGACCGGCCAGCCGGTGAACGTCAGCGGGAGCGGCGCGTGGCCGGTCGCGGACGTGGCCGACCCCGCGCTGTTCGAGACGACCCCGCGGTCGGTGCTGGCCGGGTCGGCGATGAACGGCTTCGACAAGGGGATCGAGACGCCGTACGCCCGCGACGCCGACCCGGTGAGCGACGCGGCGGCCGTCCACGGGCTCCGGCTCCTCTCGGACGCCCTCCCGCTCGTGGTCGGCGACCGGCCGGGCGGCGAGGACGCGACGGACCGCGCCGTGGTGGGGTCGCTGCTCGTCCAACTCGACCGCAAGATCAGCGTGATCCACGCGTTCGGCCACGGGTTCGCCCGCCGCTACGACGTCCAGCAGGGCGCGATCCACGCCGTCGTCGCGCCGCACGCGCTGGCGTACCTCTTCGACGAGGTGGACGCGAGCCGCCGGGCGCTGGCGGCCGGACTGGGGGTCCCGACCGACGGCCGCGACGACGACGTGATCGCCGAGGACGTCGTCGAGGCGGTCGCCGAGGTCCGCGACGCGCTCGACGTCCCGAGCCGGCTCCGGGACCTCCCCGAGACCGACGAGGAAGACCTGCCGGCGATCGCCGAGTTCGTCGCAGAGGACCCGCCGATGGAGCGCGCGCCGGCCGACCTCGACGCGACCGCGGACGGGATCCTCGGCGTGCTGCGCGCGGCGTGGTAG